The region TGGCCTTAATGGCTTCCACATGGAGCCTCCTAAAGGATTCTTGAAATGCATCCATATACTACCATTCCAAAAGGTCATGTTTGGCAAGTGGACCAAGTCATTATTAGGTCATCTTACCAACATCACAatccaaataaatatatataattttggttaattttttgttaatttgtttcatcttatttttttaacattaaaaaaaaatcaatttgatgtcttagttttcaaaatcaatactatatttgttttgttttgcgTGAGCTTTGCAATTTCTAGTGTAGCATTTATgtggtgatttaaaaaaaaatagaaaattttgagaatgttaaagttatttttttcgtcaattgtaattttattatattttttaagtttaaaatatgcTAAATTACTTGGATAGTCCTCACTTTGGTGGGGTGTGCCAACTTGATCActgcttttaaaaaaatttcaattgtgTTCTAACTTTTGAGAAAATATCTCAATTAAGTCTCttctagaaaaaattattaactgcGTTAAGGGCATGTCACTTGATAATatgcaattattttattttattttattttttcaaaaaaaattttgttgttaggGTGTCAAGTCCCTAGTGTGACACATGACATTGTTAGTGTCATGTGACAGGACGATACGTGTCAGCGTCATTGACAGTCGCACTAACACATGGTAGTAATGTGTCACATTAGAGACCTGACACAtgacaacaaaatattttacaaaaaaaaaattaaaaaaatcacatattgaCATGTGATATGCcgttaacaatattaataatttttttctgaaaaaaaaaatataattgaaatactttttcaaaagtttgaacacacttaaaatttttataaaagcaAAAATTAAGTAGAGATATTCCTACCAAAGTGAAAGACTATCCTAGTAATTAACCCTTCAAAATATTAACGAAGtctcatttaaaaattattctatttagcCCTCAATGATGGTATTATTGTTTGTTAGAGGAACAAGACAACAAAAGTtctgaaaattaaaaatcaaattgaatcttaaaataaaatagaaaaaaatcacaattttgTCCCAAAAGTTTTATAACTCTCTTTGAAATAGTTGTTTTTCCTCTTGTTATTCTGCTAAATTAATCATCTTATTgatttctcttttttctcttctttttgtatctatattttatacattttttcatataataagaTGTTTTCATTCAGAGTTCAATTGTTTTCAagtaatattacaaataattaattgttCTGTCTTCTATAAGAGAAAAAtgtttagttattattttttaacttccCCAACGATCACATATGAGAAAATAagggtttttctttttcagtgtttatctcattttcaatatattaacAATTTTCTATTCTTCAAATTTCGATATATAACTATAACACAATTATATATACCAAAGAAAACTCAGGCATGGTTGCATTATGTGTTCACATTTacgttattttaataaaataaaatctaatgtttgttttaattttaaatttagatttattaatatatatatatatatatatatatatatatattaacttttatgtaactttaataaattataatttaatacaaacttacttaatttaatatatttaagtattttctATTGAGTTTAAATGTGATGATAATATATAAGATGATAATATGGTTAAACAACGAGTGACCAGGAACTACCCATCACTACAATGGATAAAAAATCttcttataattttctttatttaataacataataaaatttacttcTCGTTTTAcattaattgtaatattaattttatattaatccaaaacattacatttttttaacatgtgAAAACAAGtaaacaaaagataaaacaaaataacaatcaactcatccaaataaaaaatagttaaataacaaaaactcaatttaaatataaaaacattcaattaagaaaaaaaaacttaaaattgaattaaatatctcatatatatatatataatgccgTTAAGACTACGTTTATTGTAAGTTGTGTTGATGTGAGTGACAAAATGTCGTTGTTCCTCAATCTTATATTCATATTCATGTCCTTACCATTTTCAACCAATCCAATAATGTTTGTGTTACACAAGACATTGTCATTGTcttctttgtttatttaattgGATAAGAAAGACAATGAAGCCAACCTAAaactttttcacttttaattaatCAACACagttcttgtttttcttttttccagaAAAACTAAGTAATTGCCTGCACCTAAGTGCTTACACTGAATTCCATGTTAGACCCAAATGAAGAATATACAAAGAAAAGgacataaacattaatatattcaaCAACATGCCCATCTAACACTGCAACAATGTTTTCTTAATCTATTCAAAACCATAAAGGTTGTTATCATAAAGTGTAGGTTACACACAAGTTAATGAATTTtagaacaaatattttaaatcttatCACACAGTAGAGGTGgtgtatataatattttctcacacaatataaaaataatgttatagaATATGTAAAGATGAAGAAAAGTTCGTTAAAATGTTTTCCAATTACTatttgtaagattttttttattaaatcttcAAGCATTTAAAATTCTTCATAAAAGTTCATTACCCatccaaacaaacaaacataataTAGATGTGAATGCAAACGTGAGCAAAtgcatttaattaatattcctAAAATTAAGGTTATGATAGATTCTATTGTATTGAGATCTAAATTTTCAATACATGTTTTTGCTTCAATTATGTTGAATCAGGGTGaagtataaataatgaaaacaaaggaaccctaaccctaattccTAACTTCATTCCACCTATTCAAAACCCTTTCCAATAAAGTTATAAACACGGTTGAAGCtactttttctgtttttatttatttttttctaagcCCCTATGATTGTgacattatatttgtttttcctaTATAACAACTATGCGTAGAATAACGAAGATGGATACTGCTATTGATAatgtaaacatttattttagtgGTAACcaacaaatacaaattattaCTACAATCAAAACATATGTAATTTTATCATGTgagtataaatgattttttcttttacttttaactatattttaaagttataataaaatatgcttttgatttgacatttgaaacaaaaacatatatataacagtataaataaattaaatattaacataaaacgtgttattatatataaaaaaatttaaaataatttgatttaaaaaattacttttattttatcattaaaatttagaaattaaaatgtatttaatttcacgtcaaaatttaaagattaaaataatattatttccgaaaaaattatattctgaGTTACacattttctaatataaaataaaaaaatacattgtacattttaaaataaaaaatttacattttcattacacaagaataaaaatatttaaggtgcaagaaaaaaatttatgaaggTGCAGGACAAAGCTGCATGCCTTCTTTATTTGTGATTTAATGTTATAGCAAGTAATTTAAGGCTaccttattatttatttttgttgtttattacTTTACCATTTTAAAcagtatttcttcttttctatcaAGGGTACAAATAggaaataataatgataaatgtcatctaaaatttttaaaatgacataaatgaaagacaattatttttgttggaAGGTGATAGAAGATAGTAATcgatatattttctttcatgtACAACTCAATTCATCATTTTACATGTTTGGTCaaatgtttctttctttcaagTAGACAGACAGGGAAAGAATGCTTTTAAAACATGACAAAGCAAAAGAATGGAtcaggaaaaaagaaaatgatggcATATAAGTTATGCAATTATGCACCATTTTTGTGAACCCATGGTTTGATGACAGAGACAACGatgattataataaaaatgagaagTATCAAGATTGCAACACACATCCATTTTCTAGAGTTCTTTTGAAGTTTCTTGGCTTTAACAAGGGCAGTGTTACCTTGCTGCACGTGATCCACTGCACTTGAAACCTGATTCAAGAACACAAACCAACTTTCATCACAAAATTCAaacccaattaaaaaaaaattaaggtcTTTTCTAGTGCACCCTTCACCTTGTTGGATGAATGGTTTTcgattaaaataaaactcaatcaAGCGAGGAATAAAAATGAATAGCATCAGTACTATATAAGAAAAGAGGCCCACAAAGTcggtgtcttaagattttggattgaaGGTATCTTCAAGCTCTCTCTTATATGACTCATGGCTTTGATACCAACAtgaaaagattaatataaaaaaagaattttattcaGTTGATTCTTTTTAAAACAGGACATCAGCCTCTATACATAGAGAACTTTAAccctataataataattatatagaaaTGTCAAGAATCTTTTAACAATTTCTAACAGCTTCTAGTAGTATACTTAATACTTAATATCCTACTAACAATAAAACTGATATAAATTAACAATACTATATCTATGGTCTTATATGAAAAGAGAACAAAATACCTGTGTTTCAATGTTGTCAAGCATTTCTCCTTGGGCATCCACTAACACCGCAATATCCAGAAATATCTGCCAAGACAAAGAAGTTAAAGTGCGAACTACCTATCACTAGTTCCACATATTTTGTAGGCATATAGGTGTGTCCATTAGAAGCATTATTCTAAacacacttttaaaaataaattaaactattttttaatggCATCCTAATAAGCTTGCAAAAGCAACTTTTAGCTTCCCACCTATGAAGCCTGGTTGCAGACACTGAGATGGACACGAAAATACagctaaattgaacaaacataGGACATGAGACACGGcatgtatatacatattagTTTCAAACTTTGAACTAGGACATTGTcaactaacacaaaaataaatttaatctatCTACTTAAATATCCAAAAAAGTGGAAAATAGTGACAATATAagattttttccttatttttataatcataatagaaattTATGTGATAAGTTTACAAGTTTATGGGTTTTTTAGAAAATCATTGAATTTGTGGTTATTAAAATTGTGTTGGAATCATGTCAAAATCATGTCAAAGACAAAAAATTGTCTTTCAAATTGGACATTTTACTGGCACGTGTGTCATAAAAGTATGTATGCGTGTCGTAAAAGTATGTACGACTCACTTTAGCAACACGTATGTGAATTTatcaagaaatgaaaaaataaaaataaagaccaaaaTGTGCGTACAGCAAAACTGTAACCGGAAATTCATTCAGAAATGAAGTGATAACATCAGTTTTTACAGCGCAATATGACTAAATGCATCATCACATGAACATAGgataaatatttcaaagttCAAAATAATCTCAACCCACTACCTCCCCTTTTGTTTTAGTGATATAATAATGGTTCTGCAGCATAGGACTTAACTATGTAATTTGTACTTATCAGGATATCAAATGTCCTAATCACATTCAGATTAATTGAATAAACTGATTAAATACCTGTTGTAAATCAAGAAGCTTTTTCTCAACATCTCTAACTGCTTCGTGTCGCTCTTGTATTTCATCCAAGGTGTCCATTATCTACAAAGATAACTCATGTATGAGGACTGTAAGGTGACAGGGTAGATTTCCTGATATCATGTAATTTGCGTATATCCCAAGGAAGATCAATGTTCCTCACCCATTCCCAACCCCAAAAGCAAAATTACATGTTGAGGAACATTGATCTTCCTTGTTGGTTTGTGGGTTTAGATGTTGATATTTGGATAGTATAAGAAGTTAAATAGGCATATGAGGAGGATTTGAAGGAGAAAGCAGGAAGGATATATGAACCTGGCCTCGTCCTTGTTCCTGAATTGCCTTCTGGAAAATTTGTTCACTATCTCCAGTTTCAATTAATCTGTCAATTGTCTGTACATCGTTAAATGATTAGAAGAAAATTTTCTGAAAGACATTTCCATCTATTAACAAaaattcagaaaagaaaaacaccTCTTCATCGGCTCTTGCGCCCGTAACTGAACTCATGAAAAGCAAAGAACAAGAAGAAATTAACTCCATTTCAATGAAATTAATGGTacataattgcataaaattGAATGCAACCACTAATGAGTAAACAACTCAAACCTGTAAAAACTCGTCTCTCAACAACCTCACGATACTCTTGATGGATGACCTCTCTTAGGGTCTgcaaagattttcaaaaatgGATTCAGATGAATTCAAAGGACAGGAGaataaaaacatcacaaaaaatgAGACAAACCCACCTGAAATTCTGCCATTTTATCCTTCAGTTTCTTTTTTAAAGAACtgcaaaataatataatacaaagTACAGATGAGATGGGTCCAATAAAACACTAAACGAAATGTAATGATTCAGAAGCCTAACAGTATAATCCTAGTCGGAAAAATACTCAGGTTTACTCATTATGATTCAGCATAGGTTGCATATTCATATAAGTTGAAAGCCATGAAATATATGGCAAAATTTCACGTAGTCTCTAGTTATAGTTAAGATAGACCATGAGCCGAGcacaccaaattaaaaaaacttccACTTATATTCAAGGATTATGTATCACAACTTCCTGAACAAAAGTAACCTATAACAAACTTGGTTCATAATATAAAGATGTTACATTGACTTTCTGCATTTAGATTGAGGTGATGATAGTGTCTTCTTGTACTTTTGGTTTATCCTCTTTAAGCATTACTTAGTTTCCAGGTTTATTTATCACATTAAGAAACGTACATTCATATTATTTGATTGAATATCATCCAAGATGAAAAACAAGAGAATATTTTAAACTTCGAAAGGGACAGAAATTGTTGGAGGAGGAATATTGACGTCCTAGAGTCTCTTGTAGACTTGTATTTATCAAGTAGAACTTTCAGTATCTAAATGGTCATATATCTGTGCTGCAAGAGAATATGAGAAAAGAATAGTTCGAAAGTTATGAAAGCAGAGAGAGAACTATATACTAAACtacaaataaaaagagaaacTCCATTTCCAAAGTTGGTCTTAGTTACGAGGCagcaataataaaataaaaagccaGATTATTACTGACATGGTTGTTGCTGTTCTTGAGCGGTCAACCCCTGATCCTTTTCCACATCCAGTCTTTTGCCTGTTTGTCAAATTCTACAACACAGAATGAATGAGTAGATTTACACCAAGAATCACTGGATTGAATAAAACAGATAAAAAGGAATTCAGTAGACACCTCTTTGTCCAATTCTTCAATTCTGGACTTTATGAAATATGCAGTTTTCTTAACTTCATCAACATCTTTCTCCATTTTCTCCTTTATAGCTGCAGATAATCATTGGATTAAGCCGCATTAATTAGTTTAACACCCATGAACTTCATTAGATCCCCCAGAACAACAAAGTTCAAATCTGTCCTTTTATCAGATGAGCAATTTAACATCTAGAAATAGTCTCACTTCAGCAAATTCTTCATATCAATATCATAATTTCGGACTATAACCTGCAAACTATTTCTCTacatgtatatttaatttatattttacaatacaAAATTTCAGTAACACCTACAAGAAATATTCCTCTAAAGTTTCAATGAGTCACAAAAGTATAAGTAATTTCCACATTAGAGAGTGTCTCTTTTAGGACAAATGGAAAAGAGAAATTAGTTAAGATAGTTAGAATCAGATACTTGAGGTGTTAGTTAGTGCTAGTTAGATAAATGGAAAGAAGGAAAGGAGAGGAGGTAGGAAGTGTTTTTTGTGAAGGGAAAACCCTTGGAGGAGAGAGTGCTCTCCTATTTTGTGTATTTTTCCGTCTATTCAATAAAGAATAttactctttttcctcttttcatTTCTAGGTTCGCTATCAGTCTCactgtaatattttttaagaaaatatattaaaggagGGGTGCATGACtccataatttttctttaattattttatgttaattaacaaaaaatcaaaagggCAATGGAACATGCATAAGATtgtttaaaataacaatataacaaGATTATACTAACCCTTCATGGAAGAAGCCTTAGTCACAACTTTGGCTTCCTCACGGGCATCCTGCATACAAGGTTTGAATAAAATGGTGAGGACAAATTTCAAGTAATTTTTGTCATAGTATAAACCAACAAGTAAGCACAATGACTTTTAGTAATTTGACCAAACATGTAACATTTATTTAGCTAAGGTGGACTCTTACCAAATTCCAAAACAGAAGCAAAAGTGGCTTTTTGTTTAATTCCTTTTCATATTTCTCAATTCACTTGTTACGGATGCTGACTACAATTCAACACAACTATCTTAGAAAAAATCATTACACAAACTACAAAATGATAGGCAACATTAGTCATTCTAGTTTTACATAGTTTTTATCCTTCTTAAATGGTTTTCCTGACCATGTCATCCCATCCCTCCTCTTGTCCCTTAGTCTAAACTTGTAAATCTACGTAAGTTTTTCTGCCAACCAATTGACTCGAAATGCCTTAAGGAGCGCACAGTAGAAGAAATGAATTCAAGTTGTTTATATTCATACCATCAATGAAATCTATGATGGGTTCAAAACTAGTGCACAAATACACAATGGTATAATAGAGGATTTCCCTTTAAGAATATGATTACATCAAGGGTCAACTGTGGGCTCCTTTTCTCCATACCTTGATTTTGGACATAATTATAGAATATATCAAGGAACTATTATCTAAATTCATGCTTTTTGTAGATGTGATCTGATCCTTATTGGAGAATCCAGAGACGAAATAAACGCTAAAATGGAGTCGTGGAGGGGATATTTGAAATCACATGGAAGTAGATATAAGGTAGAGTACGAGGATCTCATAAAGAAGCATGGAGGCACACTATCTAGACTTTTCACTTTGCCAGATTTCTTAGATGAAAAGAATTGATTATACTATATTTGAGCTTAGAAGTGCTTATGAGATAGATGAAGTAGGTGGTTTCCAACAAGGGTAAATAATAGAGTTCAATTTTCTGATCAGCTAGACTCTTCATTCTTCAGCCCTTATGAATTACACAATAGTACACCAGGAAGTAAGAATTCAGGTATCAAAGTAGGGTATACAAAGATGGTTCTGCTGTTAGATTAGCAAAAGGAAATTAACCTTGATTTTAGTAGGCCATCTACACAAAAACATATCAAGCCGCTATTGtccatttctttatttataattatcataCTTCAGTGAAACTTAATAAATTCATTATACTGGCATCCAATTGCATACTACTTTCACAGGATCAAAACTGGTTCTTCAAGTGTTTCAAAAGCCAACAATTACTAGACAAGTTTGTAATTACCTGGAGATTTCTCAAAAGCTTATCCAGCTTAGCATAATGCTTATCAAGCTCTTGAACCTATAGAAAGAACCAATCAATTGACGAGATTAGCAACATGATTGAACATGAATGCTTAGGCCCAATAAGCTAAGGAACGGAGAGAAATAATGAAAGATGAGCTGAATAATGTttttatacacacacacacatatataaataaacaccTTTCTGAAGAAACTTTCCAAGCCCAGTTCTCCTGAATTCCTCGCATATTCTCCTAACTCAATGTCACCACCTCTGTGACGTGGGATGTCAAATGATTCCTGAGAGAACAAATACATCATCAAATTACTATGAACGGTTCAACCCTAAGAATGAAGTTGCAATCAGCACATCCTCAATAAACTAGCCATTAAAGTTATTGCTATATTAACAATTAGCGCATAGACAAAATAACACAAGATTCTACATGCCAAAAAAGTAGTATTGAGCTTAGATGCATTTAAAATTCAAAGCATAACAAACAGaaataatctcaaaatttgAATATGGTCTACCTACAAGACGTTGTGACTATTAAGTATATTATACTACTGTTAAGATCTATGTAGTGACAGGTCATTCTAAGACCTAACACGAGATGGATTCATGCATTGACCCGTGAAAAATCTGTAACAGTCAATGGATAGACTGAATTCACTTCCACAACGGATTAATGAATCAGCAAGTTTGCAACAACAGATTTTAAACACTTCCACAACTTCATCCATGCATAGAACAACGTTATTGTTGTATTGAGAAAATTGTGATGTAACGAAAAGAAAACAACTTCTATGTAGGGCAAAACAATGGAACTTTTGTGAGCATTAGCATGTAACCCAGAAAGTTCAAAGATACCAAACTGAGTCCTCCAAGCCAATAAACACATTATCCCCAATGAACAACATGGAACTAATGCTATCCAGATGCAAGAAAAGAATGTCAgattttacataatttattgTGTGGATTggcaataattaattaattattaccaTGTAGTTGGATTATTAAATGATATTCATTGTGGAAAATGCAGCTTTTGCGGGCAGCATATCAACTATTTAAGTTGTATGTGAATGGTTGCATGCACTTCAACTTATAGCTAAAAGAAGTGAAGTATAGTTTCAACTCGTTGTATATCAGAATGAAAAAATCAGAGAACATTCTATAGGCATCATGGTGTCTCTAAGATGTTGACTTTTATATAAGCTGTAAGGAATaacttaaacataaaaataaaattatgggGATTGGGAGAGAAGTGAAGTATAGTTTCAAACTCATTGTGtattagaatgaaaaaaatcaGATAAGCCTATATACCCTTCACATCACCAGAAGTGCAGATTTTACAGGTATAAAATTCTGGTGATTGGGAAAGCATGAAATGTTTCACCAAAAGTGCTGATTTtacaagtataaaatttttaatctgCTAGCAACATAATTATAAGCCTAGACCCCTGACATCACTTCCTAAAGGAATAGCTTTTAAGTTACTGTTTTACCATAAAGAACCTCCACTTTAATCTGATTAGTTAATGAGAATCTGTCAATGGCAAGAAGAGGCTACTGAAATATCGTAAATCATTTATACATTAttaattcattcttttattttaaacaattccAAGATAGTTGACcattgaaaattaaaaccaattgcATGTTTAACTCtagattaatttaattgtcACCATCCATGGCAACCTCTTTCATTATTATTTCCCTTTTAAAACAGAACAAATCGCAACACAGATAACTAGAGATCACGAAACCGTAAACGCTAAAACATCATAGGCAAAGAgctattaaattaaatttcctCCATGAAACTCACCAAAATTGCATTTCAACATAACTcaaatgatgatgaagaaaatgaaatccCATTTTTAAAATGCTTCAGAATCCACATTCCCCAAACCCAataatcttctttctttttttctcggCAAGCAAAAAACCAAACAGAGgatacaagtaaaaaaaaaagttgaaatctTGAGTTTGCACATTGTGCACAAAGCTAGATCTAACAAAAACCCACATGAAGAAAATCCATAATgcgtgaaaaaaaaaggagaaagaacGAAGAACAAGTTGAAtcaaaaatgaagaaatgaaaaaaaaaatgagatagaAAATGCAAGTTACCGTTAGAAGGTCGTTCATTGTGGAAAGAAAACGAGAAATTCAAAGGGAAGAGGGAACGTGTTAGGAAAAAGGTGTTAAGATTTTAAGAGTTGGTGAGGACCTGGTTAACAAC is a window of Vigna unguiculata cultivar IT97K-499-35 chromosome 4, ASM411807v1, whole genome shotgun sequence DNA encoding:
- the LOC114182432 gene encoding syntaxin-132-like codes for the protein MNDLLTESFDIPRHRGGDIELGEYARNSGELGLESFFRKVQELDKHYAKLDKLLRNLQDAREEAKVVTKASSMKAIKEKMEKDVDEVKKTAYFIKSRIEELDKENLTNRQKTGCGKGSGVDRSRTATTISLKKKLKDKMAEFQTLREVIHQEYREVVERRVFTVTGARADEETIDRLIETGDSEQIFQKAIQEQGRGQIMDTLDEIQERHEAVRDVEKKLLDLQQIFLDIAVLVDAQGEMLDNIETQVSSAVDHVQQGNTALVKAKKLQKNSRKWMCVAILILLIFIIIIVVSVIKPWVHKNGA